The Amycolatopsis nigrescens CSC17Ta-90 genomic interval TCTCGGCGGCGGCTCGGACTACTACGTCTCGTTCGACAACGAGAAGGTCGGCGCGCTCCAGGGCCAGGGCATGGTCCAGGCGCTGCAGGGCAAGGCGGGCGCGCAGGTGATCGAGATCGAGGGCGCGCCCACCGACAACAACGCCACCCTGTTCGCCGCCGGCCAGCGCAGCGTGCTCCAGTCCAAGTACGACTCCGGCGAGCTGAAACTGGTGCAGAGCCAGCCCATCGACAACTGGGACAACCAGAAGGGCGGCAACACCTTCGAGCAGATCCTGACCGGCAACGGCGGCAAGGTGGACGGCGTGGTCGCGGCCAACGACGGGCTGGCCGGCGCGGTGATCACCGTGCTGAAGAAGAACGGCCTCAACGGCAAGGTGCCGGTCACCGGGCAGGACGCGACCGCGGACGGACTCAAGTCGATCCTGGTCGGCGACCAGTACATGACCGTGTTCAAGCCGATCAAGCAGGAGGCCGAGGCGGCCGCCAAGCTGGCCGCGGCGCTGGCCAAGAACGACAAGGCCGGTGCGGACGCGATCGCCAAGGACGTGAGCAAGGACCCGAAGGGCAACCGCGACGTCAAGTCGGTGCTGCTGCAGCCCCAGCTCACCACCAAGAACGAGGTCAAGACGGTGGTGGACCAGGGTTACGTGAAGGCAGCCGAGATCTGCGCCGGGGACCTCCAGCCGATCTGCGCCCAGCTCGGCATCGCCTGACCGTCAACGACTACCGGGGCCGGAACGCGTTCCCCGACAACGCGTTCCGGCCCCGGTTTCCACTGGAGACTCGATGAGCGAACCCATTCTTGAACTGCGCCACCTGAACAAGAGCTTCGGACCGGTCCACGTCCTGCACGACGTGGACTTCGCCGTGCGGGCGGGCGAAGTCACCGCACTGGTCGGCGACAACGGCGCCGGAAAGTCCACTTTGGTCAAATGCATCGCCGGCATCCACACCGCCGACGACGGTGAAGTCGCCTTCGCCGGCAAGCAGGTGCACATCCGCGGCCCGCGCGACGCCGCGGATCTCGGCATCGAGGTGGTGTACCAGGATCTGGCGCTGGCCGACAACCTGGACATCGTGCAGAACATGTTCCTCGGCCGGGAACGCGGCAGCCAGTGGCTGCTCGACGAGGCCGGCATGGAACAGGCCGCCAGGGAGACGCTCGCGTCCCTTTCCGTGCGCACGGTGAAATCCGTGCGCACACCCGTTTCCGCGCTGTCCGGCGGGCAGCGCCAGACCGTCGCGATCGCCAAGTCGGTGCTGTGGGACAGCAAGGTCGTGCTGCTCGACGAGCCGACCGCCGCGCTCGGCGTGGCGCAGACCAGGCAGGTGCTCGACCTGGTGCGGCGGCTGGCCGAGCAGGGCCTCGGGGTGGTGCTGATCAGCCACAACATGGCCGACGTGTTCGAGGTCGCGGACCGGATCGCGGTGCTCTACCTCGGCCGCCTGGTTGCCGAAGTGCCCACCAAGCAGGTCACGCACGGGCAGGTGGTCGAGCTGATCACGGCCGGCCGCTCCGGCGAGCTCGGCCTGGCCCGTCCCGAAGCCGTCGTCCTATGAACCCGAAAGAACCAGCGATGACCGACAC includes:
- a CDS encoding sugar ABC transporter substrate-binding protein, producing MRKRTLTLVASAMTAAVTLTACGANSADSGGAGGTSASSSAQPAAGGANGKVGVILPETATSARWEGFDKPMIEAALRAEGFQPDVQNAQGDVQKFTTLADGMITQGVKVLIIASINSELGTAVAAKAKAAGIPTIDYDRLNLGGGSDYYVSFDNEKVGALQGQGMVQALQGKAGAQVIEIEGAPTDNNATLFAAGQRSVLQSKYDSGELKLVQSQPIDNWDNQKGGNTFEQILTGNGGKVDGVVAANDGLAGAVITVLKKNGLNGKVPVTGQDATADGLKSILVGDQYMTVFKPIKQEAEAAAKLAAALAKNDKAGADAIAKDVSKDPKGNRDVKSVLLQPQLTTKNEVKTVVDQGYVKAAEICAGDLQPICAQLGIA
- a CDS encoding ATP-binding cassette domain-containing protein, producing MSEPILELRHLNKSFGPVHVLHDVDFAVRAGEVTALVGDNGAGKSTLVKCIAGIHTADDGEVAFAGKQVHIRGPRDAADLGIEVVYQDLALADNLDIVQNMFLGRERGSQWLLDEAGMEQAARETLASLSVRTVKSVRTPVSALSGGQRQTVAIAKSVLWDSKVVLLDEPTAALGVAQTRQVLDLVRRLAEQGLGVVLISHNMADVFEVADRIAVLYLGRLVAEVPTKQVTHGQVVELITAGRSGELGLARPEAVVL